A part of Vigna radiata var. radiata cultivar VC1973A unplaced genomic scaffold, Vradiata_ver6 scaffold_253, whole genome shotgun sequence genomic DNA contains:
- the LOC106755382 gene encoding mitotic checkpoint serine/threonine-protein kinase BUB1 isoform X1, whose product MITTALSHSPGFTIAVNSPEDPLVPFLWSIKKALEASGDSTPNLSNLLGDCIRNFKNNDRYRNDVRFLKIWLIYMGVSDDFAGVFKEMLDSNICANNSSLYVWSASLFELKGRLRDALSIYQLGIGRNAKPVEWLRKAHSLFLNRMSEIQNAASNLKVDDIESTKLENCGINPWDTSTMDSLLKTIHPLLMKFDGYRSSAKPYSGKVALSALKNSSRNKVIEIGGMKYLIKGCAGQGGFAQVYKANVNSDPDNVVALKIQKPAFPWEFYIYRQLDLRILDRERSSYGFAHGIHLYSDCSILICDYLANGTLQDVVNSYVVLGKSMEEVLCIYYTIEMLQMVETLHGVGLIHGDFKPDNLLIRYARSDLTEDGFLNRSGPWCDEGVCLVDWGRGIDLQLFPDHTVFKGDCRTSGFRCIEMLENKPWKFQVDAYGLCGIVHVMLHGSYMEVVKKEKSDGGYVYLPRLPFKRYWNIELWKNFFTKMLNQYPHDDDSSLLHDLKKSFQDYMGSNPQLIRKLKGLLSRQRASMCSA is encoded by the exons ATGATCACCACCGCGCTCAGCCATTCACCTGGTTTCACAATTGCGGTTAATTCACCTGAGGATCCTCTCGTACCCTTTCTTTG GTCTATCAAGAAAGCCCTAGAAGCTTCGGGTGATTCCACTCCAAATCTCAGTAACTTACTCGGAGATTGCATCAGAAACTTCAAGAACAATGACCGGTATCGAAACGACGTCAGATTCCTCAAGATCTGGCTCATCTAT ATGGGAGTTAGTGATGATTTTGCCGGTGTTTTCAAAGAAATGCTGGACAGTAATATATGTGCCAATAATTCTTCACTTTATGTTTGGTCTGCGAGTTTATTTGAGTTGAAGGGAAGATTGCGTGATGCTCTCTCCATCTATCAGCTTGGGATTGGCAG GAATGCGAAGCCAGTTGAGTGGTTGAGGAAGGCGCATTCCTTGTTTCTCAATAGAATGTCTGAAATACAGAATGCTGCTTCAAACCTGAAG GTTGATGATATAGAATCCACGAAATTGGAAAATTGTGGCATTAATCCTTGGGATACTTCCACCATGGATAGCCTGTTAAAGACAATACATCCTTTACTTATGAAATTTGAT GGGTACCGTTCAAGCGCTAAACCATACTCAGGAAAAGTGGCCTTATCTGCGTTGAAGAATTCATCAAGGAATAAAGTTATTGAGATAG GTGGAATGAAGTACCTTATCAAGGGATGTGCTGGACAGGGAGGTTTTGCCCAAGTATATAAGGCTAATGTCAACAGTGATCCTGACAATGTTGTTGCTCTAAAG ATACAAAAACCAGCTTTCCCGTGGGAATTTTACATTTATCGTCAGCTTGATCTGCGCATCTTAGATAGAGAG AGGTCAAGTTATGGTTTCGCTCACGGAATTCATCTCTATTCTGACTGTAGTATACTCATTTGTGACTATTTAGCTAATGGGACACTACAG GATGTGGTGAACTCATATGTGGTCCTGGGAAAATCCATGGAAGAAGTGTTATGCATTTATTACACTATTGAAATGTTACAGATGGTTGAAACTTTGCATGGTGTTGGCTTGATTCATGGTGATTTCAAGCCTGATAATCTGCTAATTCGATATGCTAG GAGTGACCTTACTGAAGATGGGTTCTTGAACCGAAGTGGTCCTTGGTGTGATGAG GGTGTTTGTCTTGTTGACTGGGGAAGAGGGATTGATCTGCAACTCTTTCCAGATCACACGGTATTTAAGGGTGATTGCAGAACTTCTGGTTTTCGCTGCATTGAGATGCTAGAGAACAAGCCGTGGAAATTTCAG GTAGACGCATATGGCCTTTGCGGTATTGTTCATGTGATGTTGCATGGTTCCTATATGGAAGTCGTCAAAAAAGAAAAGTCTGATGGGGGCTACGTGTATCTTCCCAGACTACCCTTTAAACG TTACTGGAACATTGAGCTCTGGAAGAATTTCTTCactaaaatgctaaaccaaTACCCCCATGATGATGATAGTAGTTTGCTTCATGACTTGAAGAAGTCCTTCCAAGACTATATGGGCTCCAATCCCCAGCTTATAAGGAAACTAAAGGGGTTACTCTCAAGGCAAAGGGCTTCCATGTGTTCTGCATAA
- the LOC106755382 gene encoding mitotic checkpoint serine/threonine-protein kinase BUB1 isoform X2, with translation MGVSDDFAGVFKEMLDSNICANNSSLYVWSASLFELKGRLRDALSIYQLGIGRNAKPVEWLRKAHSLFLNRMSEIQNAASNLKVDDIESTKLENCGINPWDTSTMDSLLKTIHPLLMKFDGYRSSAKPYSGKVALSALKNSSRNKVIEIGCGMKYLIKGCAGQGGFAQVYKANVNSDPDNVVALKIQKPAFPWEFYIYRQLDLRILDRERSSYGFAHGIHLYSDCSILICDYLANGTLQDVVNSYVVLGKSMEEVLCIYYTIEMLQMVETLHGVGLIHGDFKPDNLLIRYARSDLTEDGFLNRSGPWCDEGVCLVDWGRGIDLQLFPDHTVFKGDCRTSGFRCIEMLENKPWKFQVDAYGLCGIVHVMLHGSYMEVVKKEKSDGGYVYLPRLPFKRYWNIELWKNFFTKMLNQYPHDDDSSLLHDLKKSFQDYMGSNPQLIRKLKGLLSRQRASMCSA, from the exons ATGGGAGTTAGTGATGATTTTGCCGGTGTTTTCAAAGAAATGCTGGACAGTAATATATGTGCCAATAATTCTTCACTTTATGTTTGGTCTGCGAGTTTATTTGAGTTGAAGGGAAGATTGCGTGATGCTCTCTCCATCTATCAGCTTGGGATTGGCAG GAATGCGAAGCCAGTTGAGTGGTTGAGGAAGGCGCATTCCTTGTTTCTCAATAGAATGTCTGAAATACAGAATGCTGCTTCAAACCTGAAG GTTGATGATATAGAATCCACGAAATTGGAAAATTGTGGCATTAATCCTTGGGATACTTCCACCATGGATAGCCTGTTAAAGACAATACATCCTTTACTTATGAAATTTGAT GGGTACCGTTCAAGCGCTAAACCATACTCAGGAAAAGTGGCCTTATCTGCGTTGAAGAATTCATCAAGGAATAAAGTTATTGAGATAGGTT GTGGAATGAAGTACCTTATCAAGGGATGTGCTGGACAGGGAGGTTTTGCCCAAGTATATAAGGCTAATGTCAACAGTGATCCTGACAATGTTGTTGCTCTAAAG ATACAAAAACCAGCTTTCCCGTGGGAATTTTACATTTATCGTCAGCTTGATCTGCGCATCTTAGATAGAGAG AGGTCAAGTTATGGTTTCGCTCACGGAATTCATCTCTATTCTGACTGTAGTATACTCATTTGTGACTATTTAGCTAATGGGACACTACAG GATGTGGTGAACTCATATGTGGTCCTGGGAAAATCCATGGAAGAAGTGTTATGCATTTATTACACTATTGAAATGTTACAGATGGTTGAAACTTTGCATGGTGTTGGCTTGATTCATGGTGATTTCAAGCCTGATAATCTGCTAATTCGATATGCTAG GAGTGACCTTACTGAAGATGGGTTCTTGAACCGAAGTGGTCCTTGGTGTGATGAG GGTGTTTGTCTTGTTGACTGGGGAAGAGGGATTGATCTGCAACTCTTTCCAGATCACACGGTATTTAAGGGTGATTGCAGAACTTCTGGTTTTCGCTGCATTGAGATGCTAGAGAACAAGCCGTGGAAATTTCAG GTAGACGCATATGGCCTTTGCGGTATTGTTCATGTGATGTTGCATGGTTCCTATATGGAAGTCGTCAAAAAAGAAAAGTCTGATGGGGGCTACGTGTATCTTCCCAGACTACCCTTTAAACG TTACTGGAACATTGAGCTCTGGAAGAATTTCTTCactaaaatgctaaaccaaTACCCCCATGATGATGATAGTAGTTTGCTTCATGACTTGAAGAAGTCCTTCCAAGACTATATGGGCTCCAATCCCCAGCTTATAAGGAAACTAAAGGGGTTACTCTCAAGGCAAAGGGCTTCCATGTGTTCTGCATAA